The Achromobacter deleyi genome has a window encoding:
- a CDS encoding bifunctional riboflavin kinase/FAD synthetase translates to MKPSLRIYRSLPPPDHRAPCALTIGNFDGVHRGHQAMLARVCQVARERGLTPAVMTFEPHPREYFATLNHRPELAPTRISGLRDKLAALARYGISQVVVERFNARLAEMSANAFIEKLLVQGLQAKWLLVGEDFRFGHKRSGDIDLLREAGMRHGFEVQTLADVTDRQGHRISSSEVRTALAVGDLERARHLLGHPYHISGHVIHGQKLGRTLGFPTMNLRVAERCAARSGIYIVQVYGLADRALPAVASLGVRPTVEDRGRVLLEAHLLDETVNAYGKLVRVEFLQKLRDEEKFPDLPSLTAAIAEDARNARAYFAVHGL, encoded by the coding sequence GTGAAACCATCGCTGCGCATCTACCGATCCCTGCCCCCGCCCGACCACCGCGCCCCTTGCGCGCTGACGATCGGCAATTTCGACGGCGTCCATCGCGGACACCAGGCCATGCTTGCACGCGTCTGCCAGGTGGCCCGCGAGCGCGGGCTGACGCCCGCCGTCATGACCTTCGAACCGCACCCGCGGGAATATTTCGCCACTCTGAATCACCGCCCCGAGCTGGCGCCCACCCGGATTTCCGGGCTGCGCGACAAGCTGGCCGCGCTGGCGCGCTACGGCATCTCGCAAGTCGTGGTGGAGCGGTTCAACGCCCGCCTGGCCGAAATGTCGGCCAACGCCTTCATCGAAAAGCTGCTGGTGCAGGGTCTGCAGGCCAAATGGCTGCTGGTGGGCGAGGACTTCCGCTTCGGGCACAAGCGCAGTGGCGATATCGATCTGCTGCGCGAAGCCGGCATGCGCCACGGCTTCGAAGTCCAGACGCTGGCCGACGTGACCGACCGGCAAGGCCACCGGATCTCCAGCTCGGAGGTGCGCACCGCGCTGGCGGTGGGCGACCTGGAACGCGCTCGCCATCTGCTGGGGCATCCCTACCATATCAGCGGCCATGTCATCCACGGCCAGAAGCTGGGCCGCACGCTGGGCTTTCCCACCATGAATCTGCGGGTGGCCGAGAGATGCGCCGCGCGGTCGGGCATCTACATCGTCCAGGTCTATGGCCTGGCGGATCGCGCCCTGCCCGCCGTGGCGAGCCTGGGCGTGCGCCCCACGGTCGAAGACCGCGGCCGCGTGCTGCTCGAGGCGCACCTGCTGGACGAGACCGTCAACGCATACGGTAAACTCGTACGCGTCGAATTCCTGCAAAAGCTGCGGGACGAAGAAAAATTTCCTGACCTCCCTTCCCTGACTGCCGCCATCGCCGAAGACGCGCGAAACGCGCGCGCCTATTTTGCCGTTCATGGACTATAA
- the purN gene encoding phosphoribosylglycinamide formyltransferase, with protein MSSTKRRLVILISGRGSNMQALAEACRNEGWPAEIAAVIASRPDAGGLDWAAGQGIPAAALYHKDYASREAFDTALAAEIDRYEPDYVILAGFMRVLTPGFVNHYAGRLVNIHPSLLPAFPGLHTHAQALATGVRVHGCTVHFVTPVLDHGPIIAQGCVPVLAGDTPELLANRVLAVEHQAFPAAVRWLAEGRVTLTSDHRVDVQGDPERLFFWSPAA; from the coding sequence ATTTCTTCTACCAAGCGCCGCCTCGTCATCCTGATCTCGGGGCGGGGCAGCAACATGCAGGCGCTGGCCGAGGCCTGCCGCAATGAGGGCTGGCCGGCCGAAATCGCCGCCGTCATCGCCAGCCGTCCCGACGCCGGGGGGCTGGACTGGGCGGCCGGGCAGGGCATTCCCGCCGCGGCTCTCTATCACAAGGACTATGCCAGCCGTGAAGCCTTCGATACGGCGCTGGCCGCTGAAATCGATCGCTATGAGCCCGACTACGTCATCCTGGCCGGCTTCATGCGCGTCCTGACCCCTGGCTTCGTCAATCACTATGCCGGCCGGCTGGTCAATATCCATCCGTCGCTGCTGCCCGCATTTCCCGGGCTGCATACCCATGCGCAGGCCTTGGCGACGGGCGTGCGCGTGCATGGCTGCACCGTGCATTTCGTTACCCCGGTCCTGGATCACGGCCCCATCATTGCCCAGGGCTGCGTGCCGGTCCTGGCGGGCGACACGCCGGAACTGCTGGCCAATCGTGTGCTGGCGGTGGAACATCAGGCTTTTCCGGCTGCCGTGCGCTGGCTGGCCGAAGGCCGGGTTACCCTGACAAGCGACCATCGCGTGGATGTCCAAGGCGATCCCGAACGCCTCTTCTTCTGGTCGCCGGCCGCCTGA
- a CDS encoding RsmB/NOP family class I SAM-dependent RNA methyltransferase, with the protein MQRVLGEILQWTYPADAALSHWLRHHPNLGARDRSEVAEAVYDVLRHLRRYRQFGESGVGPASRRLAILGLNATLGAEALEDGMDAAEAEWLKRVSHIDLATLPRAVRGSIPDWLDERLSVMDSPETLVEALNRQASLDLRVNPLKTERDAMLTELQQSAGRYEPVAMPFSPWGIRMEGRPAINRWPQFENGSIEVQDEGSQLLALLVAPRRGEMIIDFCAGAGGKTLLLGALMRSTGRLYAFDVSAARLARAKPRFARSGLSNVVPVVIDSENDARVKRLAGKAQRVLVDAPCSGIGTLRRNPDLKWRQHPESLAELGKLQERILNSAARCVAPGGRLVYATCSLLAEENEEQAERFLASHPDFERLDAAEILAARCETLKLDGPYVQLRPDLHGTDGFFAAVFERRKKGAATDDAEALVAGESDVDADIEADADVEAGAEVKAEADTDAQVSPGSDAAAEPASEDEAGKEDKPA; encoded by the coding sequence GTGCAGCGCGTCCTGGGTGAAATCCTGCAGTGGACGTATCCGGCTGACGCCGCGTTGTCGCACTGGCTGCGTCACCATCCGAACCTGGGCGCGCGCGATCGCTCCGAAGTCGCCGAAGCCGTCTACGACGTGCTGCGCCACCTGCGCCGCTACCGCCAGTTCGGCGAAAGCGGCGTCGGCCCCGCCTCGCGCCGCCTGGCCATCCTGGGCCTGAACGCGACCCTGGGCGCCGAAGCCCTGGAAGACGGCATGGACGCAGCCGAAGCCGAATGGCTCAAGCGCGTATCGCATATTGACCTGGCGACCTTGCCCCGCGCCGTGCGCGGCAGCATCCCCGATTGGCTGGACGAGCGCCTGAGCGTCATGGACAGCCCGGAAACCCTGGTTGAAGCGCTCAACCGCCAGGCCAGCCTGGACCTGCGCGTGAACCCGCTGAAGACCGAGCGGGACGCCATGCTGACCGAATTGCAGCAAAGCGCCGGCCGCTATGAACCCGTTGCCATGCCGTTTTCGCCGTGGGGCATCCGCATGGAGGGACGTCCGGCGATCAACCGGTGGCCGCAATTCGAGAACGGCAGCATCGAAGTTCAGGACGAAGGCAGCCAGCTGCTGGCCCTGTTGGTCGCGCCCCGGCGCGGCGAAATGATCATCGATTTCTGCGCTGGCGCGGGCGGCAAGACCTTGCTGCTGGGTGCGCTGATGCGCTCGACCGGCCGCCTGTACGCCTTCGACGTTTCCGCGGCCCGCCTGGCGCGCGCCAAGCCGCGCTTTGCACGCAGCGGCCTGTCGAACGTGGTGCCCGTCGTCATCGACAGCGAAAACGATGCCCGCGTGAAGCGCCTGGCCGGCAAGGCCCAGCGCGTGCTGGTCGATGCGCCTTGCAGCGGCATCGGCACCCTGCGCCGCAATCCGGACCTGAAATGGCGTCAGCACCCCGAGTCGCTGGCCGAATTGGGCAAGCTGCAGGAACGTATCCTGAACAGCGCCGCGCGTTGCGTCGCCCCGGGCGGCCGCCTGGTCTACGCCACGTGCAGCCTGCTGGCCGAAGAAAACGAAGAGCAGGCCGAGCGCTTCCTGGCCAGCCACCCCGATTTCGAACGCCTGGATGCGGCCGAGATCCTGGCCGCCCGCTGCGAAACCCTGAAGCTGGATGGTCCGTACGTACAGCTGCGTCCGGACCTGCACGGCACCGACGGCTTCTTTGCCGCCGTTTTCGAACGCAGGAAGAAGGGCGCCGCCACGGATGACGCCGAGGCCCTCGTGGCCGGGGAATCGGACGTGGACGCCGATATCGAGGCGGACGCGGACGTGGAAGCCGGGGCAGAGGTCAAGGCCGAGGCCGACACCGACGCCCAGGTCAGCCCAGGTTCCGACGCTGCTGCCGAGCCAGCCTCCGAAGACGAGGCCGGCAAGGAAGACAAGCCGGCCTGA
- a CDS encoding DesA family fatty acid desaturase has protein sequence MVVTHITIVAVTVFLHRSQAHRGLDLHPAVMHFFRFWLWMTTGMVTKEWVAIHRKHHAKCEKEGDPHSPILFGIWKVLFRGAELYREESNNKETMAKFGHGTPDDWLERNVYSKHSLWGVLSMLAIDVALFGAVGVTVWAVQMAWIPFWAAGVVNGIGHYWGYRNYNSPDTSTNVFPWGIVIGGEELHNNHHAHGTSAKFSAKWYEFDIGWCYINILKFLGLAKIKKVAPKLKLDDTRTGIDLRTLQGVITHRYEVMARYADVIKSAAREELSKLKASRQEGNAECGYTKLHQVRRAIHRNEDILQPEQLAAVDKAIAQNKSLSTLVQMRRELGRIWESSSASSEQLLNDLQAWCQRAQQSGIAGLEQFAQHLRRYAA, from the coding sequence CTGGTAGTGACGCACATCACCATTGTTGCGGTCACCGTCTTTCTCCATCGCAGCCAAGCGCACCGCGGTCTGGATTTGCATCCTGCCGTCATGCACTTCTTCCGCTTCTGGCTCTGGATGACGACCGGCATGGTCACCAAGGAATGGGTCGCCATTCACCGCAAGCACCACGCCAAGTGCGAAAAGGAAGGCGACCCTCACTCGCCCATCCTGTTCGGCATCTGGAAGGTGTTGTTCCGCGGCGCGGAACTCTATCGCGAAGAATCGAACAACAAGGAAACCATGGCCAAGTTCGGCCACGGCACGCCTGACGACTGGCTCGAACGCAACGTCTACAGCAAGCACAGCCTGTGGGGCGTGCTGAGCATGCTCGCCATCGACGTGGCCCTGTTTGGCGCCGTCGGCGTGACGGTGTGGGCAGTGCAGATGGCCTGGATCCCCTTCTGGGCGGCCGGCGTCGTCAATGGTATTGGCCACTACTGGGGCTACCGCAACTACAACAGCCCGGACACCAGCACCAACGTGTTCCCCTGGGGCATCGTGATTGGCGGCGAAGAGCTGCACAACAACCACCACGCCCACGGCACGTCGGCCAAGTTCTCGGCCAAGTGGTATGAATTCGACATCGGCTGGTGCTACATCAACATCCTGAAGTTCCTTGGCCTGGCCAAGATCAAGAAGGTTGCGCCCAAGCTCAAGCTGGACGACACCCGCACCGGCATCGACCTGCGCACGCTGCAAGGCGTGATCACGCACCGCTACGAAGTCATGGCCCGCTATGCGGACGTGATCAAGAGCGCCGCTCGCGAAGAACTGAGCAAGCTGAAGGCCTCGCGCCAGGAAGGCAACGCCGAATGCGGCTATACCAAGCTGCACCAGGTGCGCCGCGCCATCCACCGCAACGAGGACATCCTCCAGCCTGAACAGCTTGCCGCCGTGGACAAGGCAATTGCCCAGAACAAGTCGCTGTCCACGCTGGTGCAGATGCGCCGCGAACTCGGCCGCATCTGGGAAAGCTCCAGCGCCAGCAGCGAACAGCTCCTCAATGACCTGCAGGCCTGGTGCCAGCGCGCCCAGCAAAGCGGCATCGCCGGGCTTGAGCAATTCGCTCAACATCTGCGCCGCTACGCGGCATGA
- a CDS encoding UvrD-helicase domain-containing protein, with amino-acid sequence MMLEKLNPEQRAAVTLEPQHALVLAGAGSGKTRVLTTRMAWLIQTGQASPFGLLAVTFTNKAAREMLARMSAILPIDTRGLWIGTFHGLCNRMLRAHHRDAGLPQSFQILDVTDQLAAIKRLMKANGVDDEKYPPRDVQRFINGAKEEGQRPADVEAYDPHRRRLIEIYQLYEAQCQREGVVDFAELLLRAYELLSRNAPVREHYQRRFRHILVDEFQDTNTLQYKWLRLLAGGGAAIFAVGDDDQSIYAFRGANVGNMADFERDYAHGTVIRLEQNYRSFGHILDSANALIGHNTGRLGKNLWTEQGEGEPVRVIEQPSDGMEAQWIVDEIRSLIHEGSDRREIAVLYRSNAQSRVLEHAIFSAGIPYKVYGGLRFFERQEIKHALAYLRLMANPHDDTSWMRVVNFPTRGIGARTLEQLADAARAHDTSLYAAVALVGGKGGSNLAQFAQLIHRLIEETRDLPLPEMVEHMLEASGLNAHYKAEREGAERLENLNELITAAAVFASEENYDGMPAGVVPEQGTSSTLMPGVVDAPIVATEGLTPLAGFLSHAALEAGDNQAQQGQDAVQLMTVHAAKGLEFDAVFITGLEEGLFPHENSILEPSGLEEERRLMYVAITRARQRLYISLAQSRMLHGQTRYAMRSRFLDEIPEQHLKWLSPKAGLAPVSATGAGWGGGNRGDAFGRKATNTIAPRQPRGVATGVTVGDKQYRVGQGVHHARFGDGTIIGLSGAGQDAQAEIQFRDVGAKTLALGIAKLDIVQG; translated from the coding sequence ATGATGCTAGAGAAGCTCAACCCTGAACAACGCGCCGCAGTAACGTTAGAACCGCAGCACGCCCTGGTCCTGGCCGGGGCGGGCAGCGGGAAGACCCGGGTGCTCACCACCCGCATGGCCTGGCTGATTCAAACCGGCCAGGCTTCGCCTTTTGGGCTTCTGGCGGTCACGTTCACGAACAAGGCGGCCCGCGAGATGCTGGCGCGCATGTCGGCCATTCTGCCGATCGATACGCGCGGCCTCTGGATCGGTACCTTCCACGGCCTGTGCAACCGCATGCTGCGCGCGCATCACCGCGATGCCGGCCTGCCGCAAAGCTTCCAGATCCTCGACGTCACCGACCAGCTTGCGGCCATCAAGCGCCTCATGAAGGCCAACGGCGTCGACGACGAAAAATATCCCCCCCGCGATGTGCAGCGCTTCATCAACGGCGCCAAGGAAGAAGGCCAGCGTCCAGCGGATGTCGAGGCCTACGATCCCCATCGCCGCCGCCTGATCGAGATCTACCAGCTTTACGAAGCCCAGTGCCAGCGCGAGGGCGTGGTGGACTTCGCCGAGTTGCTGCTGCGCGCCTACGAACTGCTGTCGCGCAACGCGCCGGTCCGCGAGCACTACCAGCGCCGTTTCCGCCACATTCTGGTCGACGAGTTCCAGGACACCAACACGCTGCAATACAAGTGGCTGCGCCTGTTGGCCGGCGGCGGCGCGGCCATTTTCGCCGTGGGCGACGATGACCAGTCCATCTATGCGTTCCGCGGCGCCAACGTCGGCAACATGGCCGACTTCGAGCGCGACTACGCGCACGGCACCGTGATCCGCCTGGAGCAGAACTATCGGTCCTTCGGTCACATCCTGGATTCGGCCAACGCGCTGATCGGCCACAATACGGGCCGCCTGGGCAAGAACCTCTGGACCGAGCAGGGCGAAGGCGAACCGGTGCGCGTCATCGAGCAGCCCTCCGACGGCATGGAAGCGCAGTGGATCGTGGACGAAATCCGTTCCCTGATCCACGAAGGCAGCGACCGCCGCGAAATCGCCGTGCTTTATCGCAGCAACGCGCAGTCGCGCGTGCTGGAACACGCCATTTTCTCGGCCGGCATTCCTTACAAGGTCTACGGTGGATTGCGCTTTTTCGAGCGCCAGGAAATCAAGCACGCGCTTGCCTACCTGCGCCTGATGGCCAACCCGCACGACGATACGTCGTGGATGCGGGTCGTCAATTTCCCGACGCGCGGCATCGGCGCGCGCACGCTGGAGCAGCTGGCCGACGCGGCCCGCGCGCACGACACCAGCTTGTACGCCGCGGTGGCGCTGGTCGGTGGCAAGGGCGGTTCCAACCTCGCCCAATTCGCGCAGCTGATCCATCGCCTGATCGAAGAAACGCGCGACCTGCCGCTGCCCGAAATGGTCGAGCACATGCTCGAGGCCAGCGGCCTGAACGCCCACTACAAGGCCGAACGCGAAGGCGCCGAGCGGCTGGAAAACCTGAACGAACTGATCACGGCCGCGGCGGTGTTCGCTTCCGAGGAAAACTACGACGGCATGCCCGCCGGCGTGGTGCCCGAGCAGGGCACCTCGTCGACGCTTATGCCGGGCGTGGTGGACGCGCCCATCGTGGCGACCGAAGGCCTGACCCCGCTGGCGGGGTTCCTGTCCCACGCGGCGCTGGAGGCCGGCGACAACCAGGCCCAGCAAGGCCAGGACGCCGTGCAGCTCATGACGGTGCATGCCGCCAAGGGCCTGGAGTTCGACGCCGTCTTCATCACGGGCCTGGAAGAGGGGCTGTTCCCGCATGAGAACAGCATCCTGGAGCCCTCGGGGCTGGAAGAAGAACGCCGCCTCATGTATGTGGCGATCACCCGCGCGCGCCAGCGCCTGTACATCAGCCTGGCGCAAAGCCGGATGCTGCATGGCCAGACCCGCTACGCCATGCGCTCGCGCTTCCTGGACGAAATTCCCGAGCAGCACCTGAAATGGCTGTCGCCCAAGGCGGGGCTGGCTCCGGTCAGCGCCACGGGGGCGGGCTGGGGCGGGGGCAACCGCGGCGATGCGTTTGGACGCAAGGCAACCAATACCATTGCGCCGCGTCAACCCCGTGGCGTCGCTACCGGCGTCACGGTGGGCGACAAGCAGTATCGTGTAGGTCAGGGCGTGCATCACGCGCGGTTCGGCGATGGCACGATCATCGGCTTGAGCGGAGCGGGGCAGGACGCCCAAGCGGAAATCCAGTTCCGCGACGTAGGCGCCAAGACCTTGGCGCTGGGTATCGCCAAACTTGACATTGTTCAGGGTTGA
- a CDS encoding chorismate mutase, with the protein MANNDSPKAELAALRAEVDEIDQQIMLLLGVRFRCTDMIGELKTNHGMDLVDPKRETQQVERIRRLAEEAGVPPALAETILREVIDTVIDHHTRLRERPYS; encoded by the coding sequence ATGGCCAACAACGATTCCCCGAAAGCAGAGTTAGCGGCGCTGCGCGCCGAGGTCGATGAAATCGACCAGCAGATCATGCTGCTGCTGGGCGTGCGGTTCCGTTGCACGGACATGATCGGCGAACTGAAGACGAACCATGGCATGGACCTGGTGGATCCCAAGCGCGAGACCCAGCAGGTCGAACGCATTCGCCGGCTGGCCGAAGAGGCGGGCGTGCCGCCCGCGCTGGCCGAAACCATCCTGCGCGAAGTGATCGACACCGTGATCGACCACCACACCCGCCTGCGCGAGCGCCCGTACTCGTAA
- a CDS encoding cytochrome-c peroxidase, protein MAASRLPLLILGAALAAGACAAQVAPTPQPARSPCHEPGGWDAACLRAKYSGPASDWPAPSIDPGIAWSEWAAVPPPSSPPLTWTAANAGQAELAADVARPDIVTLGQTLFFDTRLSRKGQISCASCHLPQRAFTDGLALAMGEDRLMGRRRSTPLYAAPFAPRLFWDGRAATLKEQVLGPIHDPREMNHDAAGAVARLRDTEPYPAQFLRAFGAAPASQSPVDADRLARSLAAYVATLRPEPTRFDDAVAGRPDALDDTELLGMHLFRTQARCMNCHNGALLTDHRFHNIGLSFYARRNQDLGRFEVTRDPADLGTFRTPSLRNVSRAGPWMHNGLFPDLKGLLRMYNAGMGRDPAPSDPPDPYAPRKSAHIRPLDLSADEIDALLAFMKVL, encoded by the coding sequence ATGGCTGCAAGTCGGTTACCGCTTCTGATCCTGGGCGCCGCGCTGGCGGCTGGAGCTTGCGCGGCGCAGGTCGCGCCCACGCCGCAGCCCGCCCGGTCGCCGTGCCACGAACCGGGCGGGTGGGACGCGGCCTGCCTGCGCGCCAAGTACTCCGGCCCCGCTTCGGACTGGCCGGCGCCGTCCATCGATCCAGGCATCGCCTGGTCGGAATGGGCTGCCGTGCCGCCTCCTTCGAGCCCGCCGCTGACCTGGACCGCCGCCAATGCAGGCCAGGCCGAACTGGCGGCGGACGTCGCGCGGCCGGACATCGTGACGTTGGGGCAGACGCTGTTCTTCGACACCCGCCTGTCGCGCAAGGGGCAGATATCCTGTGCGTCCTGCCATCTGCCGCAACGGGCCTTCACCGATGGCCTGGCGCTGGCCATGGGCGAAGACCGGCTGATGGGCAGGCGGCGCTCCACGCCGCTGTACGCGGCTCCGTTCGCGCCCCGGCTGTTCTGGGACGGGCGCGCGGCCACGCTGAAGGAACAGGTGCTTGGCCCCATCCATGACCCGCGCGAAATGAACCACGATGCAGCCGGGGCGGTGGCGCGGCTGCGCGATACCGAGCCCTACCCCGCCCAGTTCCTGCGTGCATTCGGCGCCGCTCCAGCGTCGCAATCGCCCGTGGATGCGGACCGCCTGGCGCGTTCACTGGCGGCCTATGTCGCCACCCTGCGTCCGGAACCCACGCGGTTTGACGATGCCGTCGCCGGTCGTCCGGACGCGCTGGACGACACCGAACTGCTCGGCATGCATCTCTTTCGCACCCAGGCCCGCTGCATGAACTGCCATAACGGCGCGCTGCTGACGGACCACCGGTTCCACAACATCGGGCTGTCCTTTTACGCGCGCCGCAACCAGGATCTGGGCCGCTTCGAGGTCACGCGCGACCCCGCCGACCTGGGAACCTTCCGGACTCCCAGCCTGCGTAACGTGTCGCGGGCCGGTCCCTGGATGCACAACGGCCTGTTTCCCGACCTGAAGGGACTGCTGCGGATGTACAACGCCGGAATGGGCCGGGACCCGGCGCCGTCCGACCCGCCCGATCCCTATGCGCCGCGCAAGTCCGCGCACATCCGGCCCCTGGATTTGAGCGCGGACGAGATCGACGCCTTGCTGGCGTTCATGAAGGTCTTGTAG
- a CDS encoding secretin and TonB N-terminal domain-containing protein translates to MPSPSTAGLTPRRGASAAILCAALSWGAPTAAQQAAQPVSYDLPAQPLSDALLALGRQSGLEISFTPAAVAGKTSPAVQGEYSPLLALDRLLAGSGLSLRADGPGRYIVYVDKTTQFSASRLDAVRVYGEQIGERTYTREDIAQTPTSNRDISSLVATHPAVRTNPGASGSQNRGSLSVEDISFHGSSPYQNLFQLDGMDATNRIDPASKNLNLQVGNIPSNPQSYFLDTSLLEEVRVHDSFVPVEYGRFTGGVVDARLRRFSGENHLDVDYRWNTSKMTQQKVAEGEENSWAQGKPGYSPEWKKRFYSAVGDIAFNEKSGAVLAMSRRESDITRWNMGVDDAGQPLPGQSSYRDRIDNFLGKFSVHASAETVADLTLKYSDRSETLASDLFRETRWDNNQGARGVSANVDHLLRGGRLSLQAGWDRSLSNRESNGNELVTFQPYKLPQYTAGGFGKEQKQQDTWTLKGRIDLDPVRTGVFTHTAYAGAEVQQINAQFERFQESYSYRRAYSSNGKYQDFSKVQYLPGTVDVNYNMVGLYLSDRIEWERLALDAGLRYDRETFLGSNNISPRTRLDWDMFGSGDTLLSAGWSRYYGAEILETALEAETSRLRRQVLDSKGKPVANGGKAYYVEYKGLNMPYDDEWAVSLRQRFAGMEGALSYVRRNGRDQWAKTGNETEGYKYTNEGLSTTDGVSITLRTLDPWNLGETRWNMQASWSWQKRKTNMDLVEGYSSDARNPDDFVIYNGSRIRAIDLPPGSFYQPQVASVSLIGAWPRTGLVWSNMLNWRSKRDAVIYVGLGPKPDYLDRYQSGQVPAYWTWDTKLAWQPTFARNLEFTVEVLNVLNRTPAVTASNPNIKTNRSTYQSGRELWLQVGYRF, encoded by the coding sequence ATGCCTTCACCCTCTACCGCCGGACTCACCCCCCGGCGCGGCGCTTCGGCGGCAATCCTCTGCGCCGCATTGAGCTGGGGCGCACCCACCGCCGCCCAGCAGGCGGCGCAGCCCGTGTCCTACGATTTGCCCGCGCAGCCCCTGAGCGATGCGCTGCTCGCGCTGGGCCGCCAGTCCGGCCTGGAAATCTCGTTCACGCCGGCCGCGGTCGCCGGCAAGACTTCGCCCGCCGTGCAAGGCGAATATTCGCCGCTGCTGGCGCTGGACCGGCTGCTTGCCGGCTCCGGCCTGTCGCTGCGCGCGGACGGCCCCGGCCGCTACATCGTCTACGTCGACAAGACCACCCAGTTCTCCGCATCGCGGCTGGACGCCGTGCGCGTGTACGGCGAGCAGATCGGCGAACGCACCTACACGCGGGAGGATATCGCCCAGACACCGACCTCGAACCGGGACATCAGCTCGCTGGTGGCGACCCACCCCGCCGTGCGCACGAACCCGGGCGCCAGCGGCTCGCAGAACCGGGGATCGCTCAGCGTCGAAGACATTTCATTCCACGGCTCAAGCCCGTATCAGAACCTGTTCCAGCTGGACGGCATGGATGCGACCAATCGCATCGACCCGGCCAGCAAGAATCTGAACCTGCAGGTCGGCAACATCCCCAGCAACCCGCAATCGTATTTCCTCGATACCAGTCTGCTTGAGGAGGTACGGGTGCACGACAGCTTCGTGCCCGTGGAATACGGCCGCTTCACAGGCGGCGTCGTGGACGCGAGATTACGGCGATTTTCAGGCGAGAACCACCTCGACGTGGACTACCGCTGGAATACGTCCAAGATGACCCAGCAGAAGGTGGCCGAAGGCGAGGAGAACAGCTGGGCGCAAGGCAAGCCGGGCTATTCCCCGGAATGGAAAAAGCGTTTCTATTCGGCTGTCGGCGACATCGCCTTCAATGAAAAATCGGGCGCGGTGCTTGCCATGTCGAGGCGCGAATCAGACATCACCCGCTGGAACATGGGCGTGGACGACGCGGGTCAGCCCCTGCCCGGCCAGTCGAGCTACCGCGACCGCATCGACAACTTCCTGGGCAAGTTCAGCGTCCATGCCAGCGCCGAGACCGTCGCGGACCTGACGCTGAAATACAGCGACCGCAGCGAGACGCTGGCCAGCGACCTGTTCCGCGAGACTCGCTGGGACAACAACCAGGGCGCGCGCGGGGTAAGCGCCAATGTGGACCATCTGCTGCGGGGCGGGCGCCTGTCGCTGCAGGCCGGCTGGGACAGGTCGCTCAGCAACCGCGAGTCCAATGGCAACGAGCTGGTCACGTTCCAGCCATACAAGCTGCCGCAATACACCGCGGGCGGCTTCGGCAAGGAACAGAAGCAGCAGGACACCTGGACGCTCAAGGGCCGGATCGATCTCGACCCGGTGCGCACGGGCGTGTTCACGCACACGGCCTATGCCGGCGCCGAGGTGCAGCAGATCAACGCGCAGTTCGAGCGGTTCCAGGAGTCCTATTCGTACCGCCGCGCCTACAGCAGCAACGGCAAGTACCAGGATTTCAGCAAGGTCCAATATCTGCCCGGCACGGTGGACGTGAACTACAACATGGTGGGCCTGTACCTGTCGGACCGTATCGAATGGGAACGGCTGGCCCTGGACGCGGGGCTGCGCTATGACCGCGAGACGTTCCTGGGCAGCAACAACATCTCGCCGCGTACGCGCCTGGACTGGGACATGTTCGGATCGGGCGACACGCTGCTCAGCGCGGGGTGGTCGCGCTACTACGGCGCCGAGATACTGGAGACCGCGCTGGAGGCGGAGACCAGCCGGCTGCGGCGTCAGGTGCTCGACTCCAAGGGCAAGCCCGTGGCGAACGGCGGCAAGGCGTACTACGTCGAGTACAAGGGGCTGAACATGCCCTACGACGACGAATGGGCGGTATCGCTGCGGCAACGGTTTGCCGGCATGGAAGGCGCACTGAGCTATGTGCGCCGCAACGGCCGCGACCAATGGGCCAAGACAGGCAATGAAACCGAGGGGTACAAGTACACCAACGAAGGGCTGTCCACCACCGATGGCGTGAGCATCACGCTGCGCACCCTGGACCCCTGGAATCTGGGCGAGACGCGCTGGAACATGCAGGCGTCCTGGAGCTGGCAGAAGCGCAAGACCAATATGGATCTGGTCGAAGGCTACAGCAGCGACGCGCGCAATCCCGACGATTTCGTGATCTACAACGGCTCGCGGATACGCGCCATCGATCTGCCGCCAGGCTCGTTCTACCAGCCGCAAGTCGCCTCGGTCAGCCTGATCGGCGCGTGGCCGCGCACGGGGCTGGTCTGGAGCAACATGCTGAACTGGCGCAGCAAGCGCGACGCGGTCATTTACGTGGGACTGGGGCCCAAGCCCGACTACCTGGACCGCTACCAGTCCGGCCAGGTTCCCGCTTACTGGACATGGGACACCAAGCTGGCCTGGCAGCCCACCTTCGCGCGCAATCTGGAGTTCACGGTCGAGGTCCTGAACGTGCTGAACCGCACGCCGGCAGTGACGGCCAGCAACCCCAACATCAAGACCAACCGCAGCACATATCAATCAGGACGGGAGCTATGGCTGCAAGTCGGTTACCGCTTCTGA